The window CTTCGGTGTAACGGGCCGCAAGGTCCTTGCGGCCATACTCGCTCTTGAGCAGGAAAGGCACGGGGTGCCAGGAGTGGCTGGCCAGTTTGCTGGGGGTGGAGTGGTCACCCACAATGGCGATCACATCGGGGTTCAATTCCAGAATCTTGGGCAGGAGGCTGTCAAACAGCTCCACTTTCTTGACTTTGGCTGCGAAGTTGCCGTCTTCGCCGGTGGAGTCGGTTTTCTTGGAGTGCAGGTAGAAGAAATCGTACTTGTCCCAGTTGTCCTTGAGGACCTGCATTTTTTCTTCCATGGCGTCTTCTTCGCCGGGGACATCCAGCACATCCATGCCGACCAGACTGGCCAGACCTTTGTACATGGGGTAAGAAGCGATGCAAGCGGCTTTCAGTTGGTACACGTCCTCATAGCTGGGGAAGTGGGGCACATCCGAGTACCCACGGAACAGGGCACCGTTGACCTGAGGCTCGTCTTTGAGGGCTTCTTCGGTGCGGGCCACAAAAGCATTGACCAGAGCAGCGGTTTTGGCGCTGGCTTCATCGTTGGCTTTGGCGACCATGGGCTGGACGCCCGTCACCTGAGGGTCCACATCGCTGACGTTGGCACCCAGAGCGGTTCCATTGGCACGGAACACCACCACAAAACGGTGCTCGGACTCGGTGTAGATTTCCACAGGGGTGCCGTCGATCTCAGGGATGGCGGCTTTCAGTTTTGCAACAATCTCGGCGTTTTTCTCGTCGGAAGGACGGCCTGCACGGCGGTCCAGCACCACGCGGTCTTCTCCGAGGGTGGCGAAGTTTCCACGCACGGCCACATCGCCAGCATTCAGTTTCACGCCAATGCCCACAGCAGACAGGGCACCACGGCCCACAGTGAAAGTGATGGGGTCATAACCAAACAGGCTCAGGTGGCCGGGGCCACTTCCGGGGGTGATGCCTGCGCCAACCAGTTCCACCAGTCCGAGCTGGCTGTCTTTGGCCAGAGCGTCCATGTTGGGGGTTTTGGCGGTGGCCAGTTCGGTTTCACCGTTGGTTTCGAGGGGCAGGCCGCCCACACCGTCCAACACCACGAGGACGATTTTGCTTGGGGTTTTTTTGGAGAGGGTACGAATGACTTCTAACATAGCTACCAGTTTATAGGGGATAGTGTCAGACCCACAATAAATTTTGTCCCGTAAAGCTAGACGAAAGATCCCTACCCCCTGTAAACCCCCTGTGTTCGCCATGCTCACACTGTCCCCCTTCGTTAAGGGGGACAGCTTCAAGCAAAGCGAGAAGCAGGGGGTTAAGGGGTCAATCCTCTTGACG is drawn from Deinococcus misasensis DSM 22328 and contains these coding sequences:
- a CDS encoding 2,3-bisphosphoglycerate-independent phosphoglycerate mutase → MLEVIRTLSKKTPSKIVLVVLDGVGGLPLETNGETELATAKTPNMDALAKDSQLGLVELVGAGITPGSGPGHLSLFGYDPITFTVGRGALSAVGIGVKLNAGDVAVRGNFATLGEDRVVLDRRAGRPSDEKNAEIVAKLKAAIPEIDGTPVEIYTESEHRFVVVFRANGTALGANVSDVDPQVTGVQPMVAKANDEASAKTAALVNAFVARTEEALKDEPQVNGALFRGYSDVPHFPSYEDVYQLKAACIASYPMYKGLASLVGMDVLDVPGEEDAMEEKMQVLKDNWDKYDFFYLHSKKTDSTGEDGNFAAKVKKVELFDSLLPKILELNPDVIAIVGDHSTPSKLASHSWHPVPFLLKSEYGRKDLAARYTEEEAGKGSLGLRKGTDVMPLLMANALKLQKYGA